The Bacteroidota bacterium genome has a window encoding:
- a CDS encoding twin-arginine translocase TatA/TatE family subunit: MLLQSLLFLNLGGGEIFVILLVVLLFFGSKQIPELAKGLGRGMRDFKDAMNGVEREIRDAANTESKPAEKKEEAKKLDQ, encoded by the coding sequence ATGTTGCTCCAATCCCTGCTCTTTCTGAACCTCGGTGGCGGTGAGATCTTTGTCATCCTGCTGGTTGTCCTGCTCTTTTTCGGATCGAAACAGATCCCCGAGTTGGCGAAGGGACTCGGTCGCGGCATGCGCGACTTCAAGGACGCGATGAACGGGGTGGAACGCGAGATCCGCGACGCCGCGAATACGGAGAGCAAGCCGGCGGAGAAGAAGGAAGAGGCGAAGAAGTTGGATCAATAG
- the secDF gene encoding protein translocase subunit SecDF, which yields MQSKGAVKLFAILLALVCVYQLSFTLVTRSVEKDAKAFANGDPAKERQYLDSVNTQPVYPIFGHTYKKCKENELNLGLDLKGGMNVTLEVSLVDLIRSMANHSTDATFNKALDNAVAAQSKSQKDFVSLFVDEFQKLDPNGRLAAIFATKELSERINFNSSNEEVKQIIQTEANAAFDRTYQIIKTRIDKFGVTQPNVQKLGNGRILVELPGIKEPERVRKLLQGTAKLEFWETYDNTEIYPMLEEANKALKLTGAADTTVQAEAINTDSLAVPADTLKDATAAADTAAKSEDLVAQLGDKKEGGDTAKTDTTGQKSFEDFARENPFFAVLTPSVGQNEQGQSELRKGPVIGMSLIKDTARVNQYLAMPQVRSKFPREFKAFWSVKPIDAEGRVLQLVAIKMPNRDFQAPLDGSAVVDARKQKGQFSDNWEIGMSMNAEGARTWKRLTGQNIGKSVAIVLDDYVYSFPVVQNEISGGNSSITGQFTLEEADDLANVLKVGKLPAPARIVEDTVVGPTLGQEAINAGLISFVIALVLVLLFMVSYYSNAGLVADIALFANVFFIMGILASLGAVLTLPGIAGIVLTIGLSVDANILIFERVREEMALGKGLRLAISDGFKHAYSSIIDSNVTTLILGIILYVFGTGPIQGFATTLIIGILTSLFCAIFITRMIFEWMLGRNKDIRFWNNFSKGAFKNIHINFVERRKIYYMISGLIIAAGIAAFVTKGLNFGVDFQGGRSYVVRFEKPMATVDVIDALKGPFGKSPEVKTFGGENQVKITTTYLIDDPAQDAEVRVTDKLNEGLKAIGGNYTVLSTQKVGPTIADDIKSSAIWAILISCALMFIYIFIRFKRWQFGLGAVIALLHDAVVVLSFFAIFNGVLPFSLEIDQAFIAAILTVMGYSMTDTVVVFDRIREFVGVHHHAHNQRKVINDALNATLSRTINTSLTIFFVLLAIFIFGGEVIRGFTFALLIGIVIGTYSSICIATPVVVDFAKLDSEDKKKD from the coding sequence ATGCAATCCAAAGGAGCTGTAAAACTGTTTGCGATCCTGCTGGCCCTGGTCTGTGTTTACCAGCTATCATTTACGCTGGTCACGCGCAGTGTTGAAAAGGATGCCAAGGCGTTCGCCAACGGAGATCCGGCGAAGGAGCGTCAGTACCTCGACTCGGTGAACACCCAGCCGGTGTATCCGATCTTCGGTCACACGTACAAGAAGTGTAAAGAGAACGAACTGAACCTCGGTCTTGACCTCAAAGGCGGCATGAACGTCACCCTTGAAGTGTCGCTGGTGGATCTGATCCGTTCGATGGCCAACCACAGTACGGACGCCACCTTCAACAAGGCCCTGGACAACGCCGTTGCCGCCCAGTCGAAGAGTCAGAAGGACTTCGTATCCCTGTTCGTCGATGAATTCCAAAAGCTCGATCCGAACGGTCGTCTCGCGGCCATTTTCGCGACCAAGGAATTGTCCGAACGCATCAACTTCAACTCTTCGAATGAGGAAGTGAAGCAGATCATTCAGACGGAAGCGAATGCCGCCTTTGATCGTACCTACCAGATCATCAAGACCCGTATCGACAAGTTCGGCGTTACCCAGCCGAACGTACAGAAGCTGGGCAACGGACGAATCCTCGTCGAGCTTCCGGGTATCAAAGAACCCGAGCGTGTTCGCAAGCTCCTCCAGGGTACGGCGAAGCTCGAGTTCTGGGAGACCTATGACAACACCGAGATCTACCCGATGCTGGAGGAGGCCAACAAGGCCCTCAAGCTGACGGGTGCTGCCGACACCACGGTGCAGGCTGAAGCGATCAATACCGACAGCCTCGCTGTTCCGGCTGATACATTGAAAGACGCGACTGCCGCAGCGGATACGGCTGCCAAGTCGGAAGACCTGGTAGCCCAACTCGGCGACAAGAAAGAAGGCGGAGATACCGCGAAAACGGATACCACCGGACAGAAGTCGTTCGAAGACTTCGCGCGTGAGAATCCCTTCTTCGCTGTGCTGACCCCTTCGGTCGGACAGAACGAGCAGGGACAATCGGAACTGCGCAAAGGGCCGGTCATCGGCATGTCGCTGATCAAGGACACCGCCCGTGTGAACCAGTACCTCGCCATGCCGCAGGTGCGTTCGAAATTCCCGCGTGAGTTCAAGGCGTTCTGGTCGGTGAAGCCGATCGACGCGGAAGGCCGCGTGCTGCAGCTCGTTGCCATCAAGATGCCGAACCGCGACTTCCAGGCTCCGCTTGACGGTTCCGCGGTCGTCGACGCGCGTAAGCAGAAAGGCCAGTTCTCCGACAATTGGGAGATCGGCATGAGCATGAACGCGGAAGGCGCACGCACCTGGAAACGGTTGACGGGTCAGAACATCGGCAAATCGGTAGCCATCGTACTCGACGATTACGTCTATTCCTTCCCGGTCGTACAGAACGAGATCTCAGGTGGAAATTCCAGCATCACCGGTCAGTTCACGCTGGAAGAAGCGGACGATCTCGCGAACGTGCTGAAAGTCGGTAAACTTCCGGCTCCCGCACGCATTGTGGAAGATACTGTCGTGGGGCCGACGCTTGGTCAGGAAGCCATCAACGCCGGTCTCATCTCGTTCGTGATCGCGTTGGTGCTGGTGCTGTTGTTCATGGTTTCGTATTACAGCAACGCCGGTCTTGTGGCCGACATCGCCCTCTTCGCGAACGTGTTCTTCATCATGGGCATTCTCGCCTCGCTGGGCGCCGTGCTGACGCTGCCGGGAATCGCCGGTATCGTCCTCACGATCGGTCTCTCGGTTGACGCGAACATCCTCATCTTCGAACGTGTGCGGGAAGAGATGGCGCTGGGCAAAGGACTTCGCCTCGCGATCTCCGACGGATTCAAGCACGCTTACTCTTCGATCATCGACTCCAACGTCACGACCCTGATCCTCGGTATCATCCTGTATGTATTCGGTACGGGTCCGATCCAGGGATTCGCGACGACGCTGATCATCGGTATTCTCACTTCGCTGTTCTGCGCTATCTTCATCACGCGCATGATCTTCGAATGGATGCTCGGTCGTAACAAGGACATCCGCTTCTGGAACAACTTCTCCAAAGGCGCCTTCAAGAACATCCACATCAACTTCGTGGAGCGCCGGAAGATCTACTACATGATCAGCGGCCTCATCATCGCGGCGGGTATTGCCGCGTTCGTGACCAAGGGTCTGAACTTCGGTGTTGACTTCCAGGGCGGCCGCAGCTATGTGGTGCGCTTCGAGAAGCCGATGGCGACCGTCGACGTGATCGACGCGCTCAAAGGCCCGTTCGGCAAATCTCCGGAAGTAAAGACCTTCGGCGGCGAGAACCAGGTGAAGATCACCACCACCTACCTGATCGACGATCCCGCACAGGATGCCGAAGTGCGTGTGACGGACAAGCTGAATGAGGGTCTGAAAGCCATCGGCGGCAATTACACGGTGCTCAGCACCCAGAAAGTAGGTCCGACCATCGCCGATGATATCAAATCATCCGCTATCTGGGCGATCCTGATCTCCTGCGCGCTGATGTTCATCTACATCTTCATCCGCTTCAAGCGTTGGCAGTTCGGTCTGGGCGCTGTGATCGCCCTGCTGCACGACGCGGTCGTGGTACTGAGCTTCTTCGCCATCTTCAACGGCGTACTGCCCTTCTCGCTGGAGATCGACCAGGCCTTCATCGCCGCGATCCTGACGGTTATGGGCTACTCGATGACCGATACCGTCGTGGTATTCGACCGTATCCGCGAGTTTGTCGGCGTACACCACCACGCGCACAACCAGCGTAAGGTGATCAATGACGCGCTCAACGCCACGCTGAGCCGTACGATCAATACCTCGCTGACGATTTTCTTCGTACTGCTGGCGATCTTCATCTTCGGCGGAGAGGTTATCCGCGGATTCACCTTCGCCCTGTTGATCGGTATCGTGATCGGAACCTATTCGTCGATCTGTATCGCTACGCCGGTCGTAGTCGATTTCGCGAAACTGGATTCTGAAGACAAGAAGAAAGACTGA